AAATATTTACATCAAGTCAATGGAAATAAGCCAGAACAAGAATGGCCAATTTACTACATCAAATTAGCTCCATACGCACCGGAACAAAATCCGATTGAAGTAGTGTGGCTGCAAGTTAAAAACTTCTTAAGGAAAGTGTGACACTTATTGAAGACGTTTAAAATTACAAAATATCTATTTGAACTGTTTTTAAGTCATTTTGTTCTCCATTCTTCTCATCTGACTATGTATGGTATGTTCTCATGAGCAATTGCTGTTTGCTATATATAGCTCCAGAGTTCTTATACGAAATAGTCTTGCCTGTGTAGCTAGAGATGGAAAATCCTCTTGTAATTGTTCAAGTGTCAAAGGTGGGTCGATTTCATCCCAAGCATTAGCACCAATTAATGTAGCTTCTTCGTAATCCGCGTTGTGAACACACCAATGGTAGACGACGTATCTACCACTTAGAACTTGATAAAGTTCGAGTCGATGCGGACTTGTTGAACCATTCCAATAGTATTCCTCTGCAAGCAACTTTCCCTTGAAACGGACAATTTCAATTTGTTCAGAAAGGTTTGCAAGATTGGAGGAAAGGATACCAATCTTTTTTTCAACTACATCAACACCAACAGGGACTTTAGGCTCGTGAGAATATCCTTGAAAAACTACTGGTTCTAATCCACGACGCACATACTCAGCATGCTGTTTTTTTATTTTACGTAAAGTCTCAACGGTGTAAGTATTCACCTGATCATCAATCATTTTGTGATGGATTTTACAGAGAAGTATCAAATTCTCATAAGAATTCAGTTTGTTAGCAGGAAAGCTTGAATCGTTGCGTGAGCCTCCTAATTCTCTAGCAACAATATGGCACTCATCTCCGACTATAGACTCATCATTACCAGGAGAAGCATCCATAGTTAACTCACGTTTGCAAATCGCACAACGATTTCCAGAATGCCCCCACAAAATTTTTCTAGTTTTATCTGTGATCCCCAATCAGCTAGACCCCAACAATACAACTGCTCTCAATTTTAGCTACTAAAGCTAAACATCCCATTACTAACTTGGATATAGCAAGCAGTAATGATTCGTGAGATTAGCTCAAGATTATTTGTGCCTGATAAATTTTGACTTAACCCTAGGCTTAAAGAAGGGCTACTCCTTACCAAGGGCAGTGATGATCAAACATTCTCACAAATGAAGACGGATTGCTATATACTGAATTCACCATGAACTTCAGCAGCCTAACGACCAAGATGAGTGGCCGCAAATAAGACTGAACCGAAATGTGAAATCTTCAAACCACCGCTCCATCGATTTGTTGGGCTGCTGTCAAGAACTCTACAACTAGCTGATTAAATTCTTGTGGATGTTCAAACTGTGCCCAATGCCCACATTGATCAAAGACATGCAAATGAGCGTTAGGAATCTGCCTCGCTGCAATATGAGCATGAGCAACTGGCACAATTTTGTCTTGTTTACCCCAAATAATTAGAGTTGGTACTGTGACATTAGCAAGACTGCTAACTATCGGACGAAAGACGCTTCTCCGAACCCCTAGTAAATTGATGTTGCTTTTCAAGAACGAAACAAATGCTTGTTTGCGGCCCGGTAATTTGAAAGCTTCAGACCGCATTTCAATCCACTCATTTGGCACTGACTTGAGGTTGTAGACATTCTGTTGCAGAATTAACTTAACATTTCTCGGGCTGGGTTGAGATAAATGAACGATAAGAGGGAATGCAGCTAATAAGCGGCTGGCAATGCTAATTTCTCGTCCTAATCCAAACGTGGAGACTAAAACTAATTTCTCTACCTGTTCAGGTGACTCCAGCGTGAGTTTAAGTGCAAGACTCGCACCCATTGAGTGTCCAACAAACGCTGCACGTTGAAGTTTGAGAGCGTTAATAAAGTCTCTGAGAAATTGCCCTTGATACTCCAATGAATAATTCGCGAATGGTTTATCCGATAAACCGGAACCAACCATATCAAAGGCATAAACTTGGTGACTTTGAGCCAGTGCGTGAATATTCCGGCTCCAAGCTTCAATTGAACTTCCCGCTCCGTGGAGCAGAACAATAGGACTTCCGCTATCTCCTGCACACCAGTAGCGAGTTTTGATTGATCCGATTTTGACGTATCGATCTTGTAGAAACTTAGCTTGAGTCATGATAGTTACGAACGAGTCATCACAGTAATTCCGACAATAATTAAACCGACAGCAACGAATTGGGTAAATGACAATCGTTCATCAAATATCACGTTGGCGATCAGGGCAACTGAGATAAAACTAACCGCTGACATCACAGGTTGACTCGCAGAAACAGGCAATTTTCCCAACGCCTGAGTAAATAAGAGCAATCCAAAGGTATAAATCACCAATGCACTCAGAAACCAGGGAGAAACTAATACTGTGGTAAACCCTGTACCAGAGGCTGTGAGACGAGACTGCTTGAGAAAAATCGTGCCTGCTGCATTCGCGATCGCGGCGATAAGAACCAGGAGCCAAGCATACCAGGAAGATTGCATCATTTACGTTGTTTCTGATCAGAGAACTGCTGATGGGTCAATCCAGCTAAAATGGTGCGGATGGTGCGATTAAAGCGATCGTCAGCACTTGTCGAATCCTTGAAATGTCCTGTTAGTTCTAATCCAACATGACCGTGTACGATCGCCCAAAGCATCTTCGCGACTTCTTGAGCGTTGTCCTTCACGAAAATTTCTGTATCAATACACGCTTGAACCGTACTAACAAGGAGCACAAAGCTTGACCAACTTTGCTGAATACAGTTTTGAGTGGGTGTAAACTCCGGGCTGGTTTGGCAGAACATTACTGCGTAATAAGTCGAATTTGCTAACGCAAAAGCTCGGTATGCTTGTCCTAAAGCGATGAGGTACTCCAGCAGATTGTCGGATTTTGGGACAGCTTCTAATGCCTGTCGCAATCTGGCAAAGCCTTTCAAGTACAACTCATCGACCAATCCTTGCTTGCTCCCAAACATAGTGTAAAGGACAGTCGTTGAGCATCCAACCATTTGAGCAATCCGCCGCATGGACAATGCTTGTAATCCTTCGCTTAGGAGTAAATTACTTGCATCGTCCAAAATTCCTTGACGCAGTGCTTGCTGATGCAAATTCTGCGCTGCTCGGTAATCTGTAACACCATTATTACCTATAACACTGTTTTTTAGCATGACAATCTTATACCAATATCAGGCAAAAGCTGTCAAGTATTTATGGATTCTCAATCTCAACAGAGAGTGATCAAGTTTGCTTGATCGTTGCTAAAGAATAAAGCTCAAGTTGAGACCGAACATTGACAGATAACTTTGAAATGCTGCCAACACCATTTATCGAAAGCCGCCCAATGACTCCGTTCACCTGCCGCAAACCACCTTTCGGACTCAACCAATTATCTTTCAACGGTCGGTGTGCAACGGAATTGTTATGCGGTGCTTTATGTATGGGAATGAGACTTCATTACATCTTTATTTTACTCCGCCCAATAAACTAAAGCAATCACAGGTTGCACCAGTGTCTTGCCAAGTTCAGTTAATTGATACTCAACGCGGGGTGGAACCTCTGCATATACAGTGCGGCTGATTAGTCCTGTATGTTCTAGTTCTCGCAGCTTTTTCATTAATTCTTTTTGTGTGATTGGTGATACAAGACGATGAAGTTGACGGAACCGAACAACCTCTTGTTTGTGTAAGTAATAGATAATCTGCACCATCCACTTGTGAGCAATTAAATCTAATACCTCACTAACTGGGCACTCCTCAGATAAGTATCTTTCGCTACACTCATGCCATGCATCAGAACTTACGACACTACTACTTACCATATTTGCTTGTTGAAAGTTGTTTGCTTACACAATGGTATCCCTTTGGTAAGTATCTGTCTAAAAACTGCCTACTTGCTAAGTGGCTCCACAATTGTAAAAATCGACGTACACAAACTTCTCAACATGAAACGAGGTTAAGTAATAATGTCACGCTCAAGCAAAGAAGTTTTTTATCACGGCAAGGATTTTACAAAAGATTTCGGTTACGCTCAGGCAGTCACAGTTGGTAGTACTCTCTATATCTCCGGTACAGTCAGCCTTGATGATGAAGGTAAGTTAGTTGCTCCTGGAGATATACGTGGGCAAACGCGCCGTATTTATGAAGATTTGCAGCGCATCTTAGAAGTTCATGGAGTGACATTCAGTGATGTCATCAAGGAAGCAATCTTTACAACAGATATAGACAGATTTAAAGAAGAAGCAATGCCTGTTCGTGCGGAGTTTTATCAAGGTCATACTCTACCTGCTTCGTCTGCCTGGCTGCAAGTCTCAAGGCTGGCGTTTCCAGAATTTTTAGTGGAGATCGAAGCTATAGCTGTATTGCCATAACATTCCTGCACCTCCTGCTGCAAACGCCTTCTTATCCTTACACCCTTGAAGTCAAAAGGTCGTTTCAGATTGCTGCTTTCACCGAGAATTCAGCCGCATAACTAGTGCTCATACAGTAAAACGCTCAATAACCCTCCATACAGTCTGTTTATCATGCATTTTGCTCAATAATCATCCATATTGACGGATAGCCGTTTTCGCCCCGCTCCGGTGGTGCAATTAACTGTAAGGTTTCGTCATAGCGCAAGGTCGGCACAGATACCCCTGATTGCTTGGTCAAATCCCTAATTTTTAGGACTGGAGGAGGTGTCAGAAAAATCTTGAAAAAACGCTTGACTCTCAAGTCTACTTCAGACTTTAGCGTACGGATATGTTTCATGAATTGGGAGTCAAAGCTATGAACCTAAGTCGTACTGCAATCCCTGTGAAAGTCTATCGGATGTCTATGCCAGGCCATGAATGTCCATGGGGAGTAAAAGCTTTTGCCTTACTGAACGATAAAAACATTCCCTTTGAAGATATTCGCTTAACCACGAAAGCCGAAGTTGAAGATTTCAAAGCCCTGCATCAGGTGAAAACCACGCCGCAAATTTTCTGGGAGGGGACTCGCATTGGGGGCTATACCGATTTAGCGGCCTATTTTGACGTGCAAGCCCAGGCCCCAGAATATTCCTACACTCCTGTGATTGCCCTACTTTCAACAGCGGGTTTAATGACCTTGGCTACGTCTTTAGGGTTTACCGGGTTTATGGGAATTGCCCTGTCCATGTTGGCCTCATTGAAATTGATGGATGTGGATGCCTTTGCTGAGAGCTTTGCGAAATACAACTTAGTGACAAAACGCTATAAGCCCTATGGCAAAATCTACCCATTTTTGGAGTTGTTTATTGGCCTGGGAATTTTATCCGGCCTGGCCCCGATCGTGACTGGCGTGGGTGCATTAGTGGTTGGGGTTAGTGGCGCAACTTCTGTTTTTAAGGCAGTTTTTATTGATAAGTTAGCCTTGAATTGTGCTTGTGTGGGTGGTAATTCTAAAGCACCGTTGGGGGTTGTTAGTTTTGGCGAAAACGCCATTATGGCTTTGATGGGAGTCATGTTGCTATTTTCTCCGACCGAGCCTGAATCAGTGAATATCCCAACCTTAAATCAACGTCTGGGGGCGGAAATGGCTCTGATTCAAGAGTATTCACATCAATATTAATTGCCCTGATTTCATCTTGATTTCATAATCATTCCTGAGAATGAGAGTCAGGACTATTCGTCTTTACAAGGAATGTTGAGGTAAAAAATGTTAGCTAAATCGAAATTATTAATCATCCTTGGAGGAACCCTATCCCTGTTAGCCATTGCTGTGATCACTCAAGTTTCCGGAAAAACTACAACCGCATCGTCTTACACAGCCGGATCTGCTCATGCGGGTATGAATCACTCTGATACTCAAACCAGGCCAGGTCAGCATTCTACTCAAGGCAGTGATGAACATAGTAGCCATCATAATCCATCTGCTACCCCCAAGGTTCGGTTAGTGAATCCTGAAGAAATTGCCCCCAATACCCCCACAGTTTTAACGTTTAAGGTAGAGGATCAGTCAGGCCAATCCATTGAGAAATTTGATGTTTTTCAAGAGAAACTAATGCACTTAATTACAGTCAGTCATGATCTGAGCTTTTTTGAGCATTTGCATCCCAAATATCAAGGTGAAGGTATTTTTAGCGTGACCGTCACATTGCCCGATCCAGGAAATTATCTCTTTTTTGCAGACTATAAGCCAGCCGGAGAGTCTGAGGTAGTTTCCGTGTTAAAAACGGCTGTTCGAGGAATTTATGCGGTACGGACTCAACCGGATTTAAGCCAGAACCAGGTAATTGATAACACAATAGTTGGCCTGGAGTTAAACCCCGTGACTGTTAAAGCGGGTGAATCGGTTAATCTTACCTTTAATCTCAGGGATTCCAGTCAAAATCAACCAATTCCAGATTTACAACCCTATCTTGGCGAATTGGGGCATCTTGTGATTCTGAAGCAGTCTGATAGTCTGAGCAGAAAAGACTATATTCACGCCCATGCAACCACTAAGAAATTCTCAGGTGATGTTAATTTTGCCACAGTATTTCCTCAACCTGGAATGTACAAAATTTGGGGACAGTTCAACCGTAATGGTCAGATTATCACTGCTGGTTTCTGGATTAAGGTGTTATAATCCAACAGATCAAAATTCAGACTCTATCCACACAAGTCCAAAATAAATAAAAAGTAGTGCAAGAGTTTTATGGGACAGGCCTGAGTTTAATTTATTTCAGGCAGATTCATCACCCTAAAGAGTTGCTTTCAATCGCCAGGCCTGGTCGCTATCTAACTCTAAAACGTAATGATGATATTGCCGTAAGCTGTCCCGATGCCCAACACTGATGTAACTGGTCGCCATAGCCTGAATGCGTTCATAGACCCGTTTTTCATTGGCTAGATCTAAGGCACTTGTGGCTTCATCCAAAATCGCATAGGGGCTATTATTCAAGAGCAAACGAGCAATGGCCAGTCGTTGTTGTTCTCCCAAAGATAGGACATCCGCCCAATCCAAATCCACATCCAGGCCCCCAACCCGATCGGGTAAATGTTCCAGATTAACTTCCGCTAAGGCTTCTAAAATTTGCTGGTCTGTGGTTTGGGGATTAGCCGCCGGATAAAGTAACTGAGTTCGCAGGGAGCCAAGGAGCATATAGGGCCGTTGGGGCAGAAACAAAACATCTCCCGGAGCCGGGCGGACAATTTCCCCAGAGCCAGAATTCCACAGGCCAGCAATTGCGCGTAAAAGAGAGCTTTTCCCCACCCCACTTGGCCCCATAATCACCAGCCCCTCGCCCGGTTGTAAAGCAAACGATAGGTCTTTCACCAAAGTGCGTTCGTAGTTGGGCGTTTGGACCGTCACATCCTTGAGGCTCAATTCATTAGCTTCAGTGACCATAATTTCTGGATGTTCAGCAGAGGGGGGAATGGGTTCGAGAACTTCCGTAAAGCCAGCCAGACGTTCAATACCGGCAATGAAGGCACTTAAGCTAGTGAACTGGTCAATGATGATCGAGAGGGCACTTAAGACTTGGCTAAAGGCAAATCCGGCCTGGGAAATTGCCCCAAAATCAATCTCTCCCCGGAAATACATCGGCGCAACAATTAAGGAGGGGACAATGACGGTTAGGTAGTTATAGCCGGTGGTAAAAAATCCCAAATTCCGTTGCCAACCAATCAGTAGGTTAAAGTTCCGCAAAACTTCCACAAAGCGTTGCCGGACCTGGAGTGACTCCTGCTGTTCTCCCCGATAAAAGGCAATGGATTCGGCGTTATCCCGGACATGAACCAGGCCATAGCGAAAATCGGCTTCTCGCCGCAATTGGGTAAAGTTCAGTCGGATTAAGCGTTGCCCCAATAACACCGTAATAATTGTCCCGACAATGGCATAAACAATTAGGGTGGCCGTTAGGGTTTGGGAAATTGACCAGAGAATCCCCGAAAAGGCAATCAAATCAATGACATTGCCCAAAATAATTAACAAGAAACCAAGGGAAGTTTGGGTAAAGGCGCGAA
Above is a window of Pseudocalidococcus azoricus BACA0444 DNA encoding:
- a CDS encoding HNH endonuclease translates to MGITDKTRKILWGHSGNRCAICKRELTMDASPGNDESIVGDECHIVARELGGSRNDSSFPANKLNSYENLILLCKIHHKMIDDQVNTYTVETLRKIKKQHAEYVRRGLEPVVFQGYSHEPKVPVGVDVVEKKIGILSSNLANLSEQIEIVRFKGKLLAEEYYWNGSTSPHRLELYQVLSGRYVVYHWCVHNADYEEATLIGANAWDEIDPPLTLEQLQEDFPSLATQARLFRIRTLELYIANSNCS
- a CDS encoding alpha/beta fold hydrolase, with the translated sequence MTQAKFLQDRYVKIGSIKTRYWCAGDSGSPIVLLHGAGSSIEAWSRNIHALAQSHQVYAFDMVGSGLSDKPFANYSLEYQGQFLRDFINALKLQRAAFVGHSMGASLALKLTLESPEQVEKLVLVSTFGLGREISIASRLLAAFPLIVHLSQPSPRNVKLILQQNVYNLKSVPNEWIEMRSEAFKLPGRKQAFVSFLKSNINLLGVRRSVFRPIVSSLANVTVPTLIIWGKQDKIVPVAHAHIAARQIPNAHLHVFDQCGHWAQFEHPQEFNQLVVEFLTAAQQIDGAVV
- a CDS encoding DMT family transporter, with the translated sequence MQSSWYAWLLVLIAAIANAAGTIFLKQSRLTASGTGFTTVLVSPWFLSALVIYTFGLLLFTQALGKLPVSASQPVMSAVSFISVALIANVIFDERLSFTQFVAVGLIIVGITVMTRS
- a CDS encoding TetR/AcrR family transcriptional regulator — its product is MLKNSVIGNNGVTDYRAAQNLHQQALRQGILDDASNLLLSEGLQALSMRRIAQMVGCSTTVLYTMFGSKQGLVDELYLKGFARLRQALEAVPKSDNLLEYLIALGQAYRAFALANSTYYAVMFCQTSPEFTPTQNCIQQSWSSFVLLVSTVQACIDTEIFVKDNAQEVAKMLWAIVHGHVGLELTGHFKDSTSADDRFNRTIRTILAGLTHQQFSDQKQRK
- a CDS encoding winged helix-turn-helix transcriptional regulator translates to MVSSSVVSSDAWHECSERYLSEECPVSEVLDLIAHKWMVQIIYYLHKQEVVRFRQLHRLVSPITQKELMKKLRELEHTGLISRTVYAEVPPRVEYQLTELGKTLVQPVIALVYWAE
- a CDS encoding RidA family protein, with translation MSRSSKEVFYHGKDFTKDFGYAQAVTVGSTLYISGTVSLDDEGKLVAPGDIRGQTRRIYEDLQRILEVHGVTFSDVIKEAIFTTDIDRFKEEAMPVRAEFYQGHTLPASSAWLQVSRLAFPEFLVEIEAIAVLP
- a CDS encoding MerR family DNA-binding transcriptional regulator; protein product: MTKQSGVSVPTLRYDETLQLIAPPERGENGYPSIWMIIEQNA
- a CDS encoding MauE/DoxX family redox-associated membrane protein — protein: MNLSRTAIPVKVYRMSMPGHECPWGVKAFALLNDKNIPFEDIRLTTKAEVEDFKALHQVKTTPQIFWEGTRIGGYTDLAAYFDVQAQAPEYSYTPVIALLSTAGLMTLATSLGFTGFMGIALSMLASLKLMDVDAFAESFAKYNLVTKRYKPYGKIYPFLELFIGLGILSGLAPIVTGVGALVVGVSGATSVFKAVFIDKLALNCACVGGNSKAPLGVVSFGENAIMALMGVMLLFSPTEPESVNIPTLNQRLGAEMALIQEYSHQY
- a CDS encoding ABC transporter ATP-binding protein/permease, with the translated sequence MVQPTHKFSAQAWHQFLAIAQPYFFPREVKRSGAIFLVLLLLIMAFMFGVLFVLVSGISLALNALFPEVFGQVAGGFVKLIQGILGGPGLGVILATLIIPAAVFIFLRRQTLPRSQAWILLGLLLMLSLSVSGLNVIISYVGRFFQTALAEKDQPTFWRFLFVYAGVFVVGTPIVVIYRYVREYLGLRWRDWLTRSFLERYFQNRAYYKIESQADIDNPDQRIAEDIRAFTQTSLGFLLIILGNVIDLIAFSGILWSISQTLTATLIVYAIVGTIITVLLGQRLIRLNFTQLRREADFRYGLVHVRDNAESIAFYRGEQQESLQVRQRFVEVLRNFNLLIGWQRNLGFFTTGYNYLTVIVPSLIVAPMYFRGEIDFGAISQAGFAFSQVLSALSIIIDQFTSLSAFIAGIERLAGFTEVLEPIPPSAEHPEIMVTEANELSLKDVTVQTPNYERTLVKDLSFALQPGEGLVIMGPSGVGKSSLLRAIAGLWNSGSGEIVRPAPGDVLFLPQRPYMLLGSLRTQLLYPAANPQTTDQQILEALAEVNLEHLPDRVGGLDVDLDWADVLSLGEQQRLAIARLLLNNSPYAILDEATSALDLANEKRVYERIQAMATSYISVGHRDSLRQYHHYVLELDSDQAWRLKATL